One window of Bos mutus isolate GX-2022 unplaced genomic scaffold, NWIPB_WYAK_1.1 CTG214, whole genome shotgun sequence genomic DNA carries:
- the LOC138986841 gene encoding keratin-associated protein 12-1-like has protein sequence MCDTSCPVSCQPAYCVPSSCQEICYVPSSCQCPSPCCPVAFYCEPSPCQASCCVPVSCQPAVCVRVSCQPTVCVAPACQPSCPALICRPLPCGTPSCY, from the exons ATGTGTGACACCAGCTGCCCTGTGAGCTGCCAGCCAGCCTATTGTGTGCCCAGCTCCTGCCAGGAGATTTGCTATGTGCCCAGCTCTTGCCA GTGCCCATCCCCATGCTGCCCAGTGGCCTTCTATTGCGAGCCCAGCCCCTGCCAGGCGTCCTGCTGTGTGCCCGTGAGCTGCCAGCCGGCAGTGTGTGTCCGTGTGAGCTGCCAGCCCACCGTGTGTGTGGCCCCCGCCTGCcagccctcctgccctgccctcatCTGCAGGCCCCTCCCCTGTGGAACCCCTTCCTGCTACTGA
- the LOC106701684 gene encoding keratin-associated protein 10-8-like, translating to MAASNLSVYSNDLSYDCPESCCEPPCCAPSCCTPAPRLTLLCAPVSCESSPCCQPACSSSCPASCCQQSSCQPSCCTSSPCQQDCCESVCCRPVCCTPVCSSPCSTSSCCQQPVCCTPVCCRPVCCTPVCCEASPCCRPSSSSPSCCRPASSMSLLCRPVCRPACCVPTSSCQPSCCRPASSVSLLCRPACPRPTCCIPASAPGPCC from the exons atgGCTGCCTCCAACCTGTCCGTCTACTCCAACGACCTAAGCTATGACTGTCCAGAGAGCTGCTGTGAGCCCCCCTGCTGTGCCCCCAGCTGCTGCACCCCGGCCCCCCGCCTGACCCTCCTCTGTGCCCCAGTGAGCTGCGAGTCCAGCCCCTGCTGCCAGCCAGCCTGCAGCAGCTCCTGCCCGGCCTCATGCTGCCAGCAGTCTAGCTGCCAGCCCTCCTGCTGCACCTCCTCCCCCTGCCAGCAAGACTGCTGTGAATCCGTCTGCTGCAGGCCTGTCTGCTGCACACCTGTCTGCT CCTCCCCCTGTTCTACCTCCTCATGTTGCCAGCA GCCTGTCTGCTGCACCCCTGTCTGCTGCAGGCCTGTCTGCTGCACACCTGTCTGCTGTGAGGCCTCCCCCTGCTGcagaccctcctcctcctct CCCAGCTGCTGCCGCCCGGCCTCCTCCATGTCCCTCCTCTGCCGGCCCGTGTGCCGCCCCGCCTGCTGCGTGCCCACCTCTTCCTGCCAGCCCAGCTGCTGCCGCCCGGCCTCCTCTGTGTCCCTGCTCTGCCGGCCCGCGTGCCCCCGCCCTACCTGCTGCATCCCCGCCTCAGCCCCAGGGCCCTGCTGCTGA